The Pseudofrankia inefficax genome window below encodes:
- a CDS encoding DUF6158 family protein yields the protein MSHRPDGIPGRDLSDAALVREVRQLHRTRHATFLEGSEDAFETHTRRMLELEREYLRRFPDAVSPDPQRTRAGRRRAAGLTG from the coding sequence ATGAGCCACCGTCCCGACGGCATCCCCGGCCGTGACCTGTCCGACGCCGCTCTCGTTCGAGAGGTGCGTCAACTGCACCGGACCCGGCACGCGACCTTCCTTGAGGGCAGCGAAGACGCCTTCGAGACGCACACCCGCCGAATGCTGGAGCTGGAACGCGAATACCTGCGTCGGTTCCCGGACGCCGTGAGCCCCGACCCCCAGCGCACCCGCGCGGGCCGGCGACGAGCCGCCGGCCTCACTGGCTGA